The Acidobacteriota bacterium genome has a window encoding:
- a CDS encoding glycosyltransferase family 2 protein, whose product MTPTTTLSVIVPIYNEQSLVHASLSRLRVLGNSPLLTSIRVIVVDDGSRDKTPTVLQQFRRSLEREAWGAKFVWQFVRHPRNYGKGKALRTGLTLADTDLTVCQDADLEYHPQELLGMIPLFLEGDVDAVFGSRFHRAAPQPRSLSPHRMVNGFLTALCNLVSRLNLSDMETCYKMVRTDLLKSIRLESNDFRIEPELTIKLAKRGARLLEVPIAYSGRSYQEGKKINWKDGLKALLAIIRFAASSRIDRNTSP is encoded by the coding sequence ATGACACCGACCACCACACTCTCGGTCATCGTCCCCATTTACAATGAACAATCTCTGGTTCACGCCAGCCTCTCCCGTTTGCGTGTCCTGGGAAACAGCCCGCTGTTGACTTCGATCCGGGTGATCGTGGTGGACGACGGTTCCCGCGATAAAACCCCGACTGTTCTCCAGCAGTTCCGGCGATCCCTGGAAAGGGAGGCTTGGGGAGCAAAATTTGTCTGGCAGTTTGTCCGCCATCCAAGAAATTACGGCAAGGGCAAAGCCCTGAGAACAGGGTTGACCCTTGCGGACACCGACCTCACCGTCTGCCAGGATGCCGACCTCGAATACCATCCTCAAGAGCTTCTTGGCATGATTCCGCTATTCCTGGAGGGTGATGTGGATGCCGTCTTCGGTTCGAGATTCCACCGGGCAGCGCCGCAGCCAAGGAGCCTTTCTCCTCATCGGATGGTCAACGGGTTCCTCACGGCGCTCTGCAACCTGGTCAGCCGTTTGAACCTCTCCGACATGGAAACCTGTTACAAGATGGTTCGCACCGACCTGCTCAAGAGCATCCGGCTGGAGAGCAACGATTTCCGCATCGAACCCGAGCTCACCATCAAGTTGGCCAAACGAGGAGCCCGCCTGCTGGAAGTCCCCATTGCGTATTCGGGCAGGAGCTACCAGGAGGGGAAAAAAATCAATTGGAAGGATGGCCTCAAGGCCCTGCTGGCTATTATCAGGTTCGCTGCTTCGAGCCGAATCGACCGAAATACAAGCCCTTAG
- the galE gene encoding UDP-glucose 4-epimerase GalE, with protein MGRTILVTGGAGYVGSHVCKSLAAEGFHPVVVDCLSRGNESAVKWGPLERVDLTDGARLKAVIEHHRPGGVMHLADLCDVGESVMHPARYYHNNLVGSLNLLKGMLDQGIRSIIFSSSCAIYGVPGALPIPETEAKVPITPYGVSKLVVEHMLRDFSMAYGIGYVCLRYFNAAGADPDGEIGECHRPETHVIPLAIESALGERSHLEIFGTDYETPDGTAVRDFVHVSDLAAAHVLALRHLLEGGRSAALNLGTGQGHSVKQIVAAVERLSGRAVPVKEGSRRTGDASTLVADASRAFNVLGWTPKYTTLEDIVATALNWHRKPLFG; from the coding sequence CTGGGGCGAACCATTCTGGTTACGGGCGGAGCCGGCTATGTCGGCAGTCATGTCTGCAAGTCGCTGGCGGCAGAAGGATTCCATCCGGTAGTGGTGGACTGCCTCTCCCGTGGAAATGAATCGGCCGTGAAGTGGGGACCTCTCGAAAGGGTCGATCTGACGGACGGGGCTCGACTGAAAGCGGTAATCGAGCACCATCGACCCGGCGGGGTCATGCACCTGGCAGACCTGTGTGACGTCGGCGAGTCGGTGATGCATCCGGCCAGGTACTACCACAACAACCTGGTGGGAAGCCTGAATCTTCTGAAGGGAATGCTGGATCAGGGGATACGATCCATCATCTTTTCCAGCAGTTGCGCCATTTATGGAGTGCCCGGGGCACTTCCTATCCCGGAAACCGAGGCCAAGGTTCCGATCACGCCCTATGGGGTAAGCAAGCTGGTGGTGGAGCACATGCTGCGGGATTTCAGCATGGCCTATGGGATTGGCTACGTCTGTCTGAGGTACTTTAATGCTGCCGGGGCCGACCCGGACGGCGAGATCGGCGAATGCCATCGACCCGAAACTCACGTGATTCCCCTGGCCATTGAATCGGCTCTTGGCGAGAGAAGCCACCTTGAGATTTTCGGGACGGACTACGAAACGCCTGACGGTACGGCGGTTCGGGACTTTGTCCACGTTTCGGACCTGGCTGCGGCCCATGTCTTGGCCCTGCGCCATTTATTGGAGGGTGGCCGCAGTGCGGCGCTAAACTTGGGGACGGGTCAGGGACACTCGGTGAAGCAAATCGTTGCGGCCGTTGAACGGCTTTCGGGCAGGGCGGTGCCCGTCAAAGAGGGCTCGCGGCGGACCGGAGACGCTTCGACCTTGGTGGCCGATGCCTCCCGGGCCTTCAATGTTCTGGGCTGGACCCCGAAATACACCACCCTGGAAGACATCGTTGCGACCGCGCTGAACTGGCACCGTAAACCCCTTTTCGGCTGA